From one Peptoniphilaceae bacterium AMB_02 genomic stretch:
- a CDS encoding MBL fold metallo-hydrolase: MTQLTIKYIYHSGYSICSDGECLVFDYYEGSLPDFNRDKSITFFVTHSHHDHYNEKILELPGSKDYTYVFSSDIAELERVDNIIYLGGTSKLVEDKKKMFAPNINYMKPNELQTFGNLSVRTFGSTDLGVSYLVNFNGVNIFHAGDLNLWIWDEDTEEERAQMKEDFMKEINKIKHYDVDIAFFPLDPRLKSRYADGAKIFIDEVSPSLLFPMHFKDDVSYNLSFLTEFSEYKSIYRPIFKKNQIFLINFEG; the protein is encoded by the coding sequence ATGACACAATTAACTATAAAATATATCTACCATAGTGGTTATTCCATATGTTCCGATGGAGAATGTCTGGTATTTGACTATTATGAGGGCAGCTTGCCGGACTTTAATAGAGACAAAAGCATAACTTTTTTTGTAACTCATTCTCATCATGACCATTATAATGAGAAAATTCTTGAACTGCCCGGAAGCAAAGATTATACTTATGTTTTTTCCAGCGATATTGCAGAACTGGAAAGAGTGGATAATATTATCTATCTGGGCGGAACCAGTAAATTGGTTGAAGATAAAAAGAAGATGTTTGCTCCGAATATAAACTATATGAAACCAAATGAATTACAAACTTTCGGAAATCTATCCGTACGTACATTTGGATCTACAGACTTAGGTGTGAGTTATTTAGTAAACTTTAACGGAGTCAATATTTTTCATGCAGGTGATTTAAATCTTTGGATATGGGACGAAGACACCGAAGAAGAAAGAGCTCAGATGAAGGAAGATTTTATGAAGGAGATTAATAAAATCAAACATTATGATGTCGATATTGCCTTTTTCCCACTTGATCCAAGACTTAAATCGAGATACGCTGATGGGGCAAAAATATTTATCGATGAAGTTTCTCCAAGCCTACTCTTCCCCATGCACTTCAAAGACGATGTAAGCTACAATCTGTCTTTTTTAACAGAATTCAGTGAATATAAGAGCATCTACAGACCCATTTTTAAAAAGAATCAGATATTTTTAATAAATTTTGAAGGTTAA
- a CDS encoding NADP-dependent malic enzyme produces the protein MDVKNVREEALKLHRDHQGKIEVISKVPVRDGYDLSLAYTPGVAEPCKEIEKEPHKAYEYTNKGNMIAVVTDGSAVLGLGNIGALAGMPVMEGKAVLFKEFGNVDAFPICISSQDPEEIIKTVKLISPSFGGINLEDIAAPACFEIERRLTEELDIPVFHDDQHGTAVVVLAAVLNGLKLVKKNIADVKVAISGAGAAGIAIANLLMEAGAKNIILCNRNGIIDPSDERLDDERKNVASYTNPNKEKGSLTDAMRNADVFIGVSGPGIVNEEMVRGMKEDAIVLAMANPVPEIYPEDALKGGAKIVGTGRSDFPNQVNNVLVFPGLFRGALDVEAGVINTEMKLAAAYAIADLIDEGELTPEYILPRAFDKRVGEAVAKRVAEAAINSGVARKN, from the coding sequence ATGGATGTAAAAAATGTTAGAGAGGAAGCACTAAAACTTCACAGAGATCACCAAGGTAAAATTGAGGTAATCAGCAAGGTTCCGGTAAGAGACGGATACGATTTAAGCTTGGCTTATACACCTGGAGTTGCTGAGCCTTGTAAGGAGATAGAAAAAGAACCGCATAAGGCATATGAGTATACCAATAAGGGTAATATGATTGCAGTTGTTACAGACGGATCTGCAGTTCTCGGTCTTGGAAATATCGGAGCTCTTGCGGGAATGCCGGTAATGGAAGGTAAGGCAGTCTTATTTAAAGAGTTCGGTAATGTAGATGCTTTTCCGATTTGCATCAGCAGTCAAGATCCGGAAGAAATCATTAAAACCGTTAAGTTGATATCCCCATCATTTGGTGGGATAAACCTTGAAGATATTGCGGCTCCGGCTTGTTTTGAAATTGAAAGAAGATTGACTGAAGAGCTGGACATACCTGTTTTCCACGACGATCAACATGGAACTGCCGTAGTAGTATTGGCTGCAGTTTTAAACGGATTAAAATTAGTTAAGAAAAATATCGCCGATGTAAAAGTAGCCATTAGCGGTGCGGGAGCAGCCGGTATTGCCATAGCTAATCTGCTAATGGAAGCAGGTGCAAAAAATATAATACTATGTAATAGAAACGGAATCATCGATCCATCTGATGAGCGCCTAGACGATGAAAGAAAAAATGTAGCCAGCTACACCAACCCTAATAAAGAAAAGGGTTCATTAACAGATGCAATGAGAAACGCAGATGTATTCATAGGGGTTTCAGGTCCCGGAATAGTAAATGAAGAAATGGTTAGGGGAATGAAAGAAGACGCGATAGTGCTTGCGATGGCAAATCCCGTTCCTGAAATTTATCCGGAAGATGCTTTAAAAGGCGGGGCTAAAATTGTAGGTACAGGAAGATCTGACTTCCCGAATCAAGTAAATAATGTACTTGTATTCCCGGGTTTATTCAGAGGAGCACTTGATGTAGAAGCAGGAGTTATCAACACTGAAATGAAATTGGCTGCTGCATATGCAATAGCAGACTTAATAGACGAAGGAGAATTAACTCCGGAATATATACTTCCTAGAGCTTTTGATAAGAGAGTTGGAGAGGCTGTAGCGAAGAGAGTTGCAGAAGCAGCAATAAATTCGGGAGTTGCCAGAAAGAATTAA
- a CDS encoding MupG family TIM beta-alpha barrel fold protein — translation MIGFSVNLYDEISMIKEYIRTMKNAGFNSVFTTIFVPEEDKSRYLENLKAVGEECKKNHMELMLGTSEESIEEVGLDMSVNSLKEIGITGIRVTHTPDPKLIAELSEHMRVAISASHTTSEDLRRLNDLGAEFNNLEAWFYYYDREEIGLSEEYMKTRIRFWKNMDIKTCAFAPGDDHHIGVFVGHLTLEKHRRKHPLYSCINLLEDIGVDNVIIGDSPLHYKTIHQFSNYMERKLLVFYVDVLDYEYFPLVKGLHKNRIDEAEYVIRAEDMVFKSDVHVVNRYLVSRPRGSLTLDNYKYGRYMGEFHITKVDMELSRRVNVVAHVREEDIDLIDVCSGGTLFEIVDNAEENNKI, via the coding sequence ATGATAGGTTTTTCTGTAAACTTATACGATGAAATCAGCATGATTAAAGAATATATAAGAACCATGAAAAATGCGGGATTTAACTCTGTTTTTACGACGATATTTGTGCCGGAAGAGGATAAATCAAGGTATTTAGAGAACCTTAAAGCAGTTGGGGAAGAATGTAAAAAGAATCATATGGAATTAATGCTGGGCACTTCGGAGGAGAGTATTGAAGAGGTTGGATTGGACATGAGTGTTAATTCTCTTAAAGAGATTGGAATTACGGGAATCAGAGTTACTCATACTCCAGATCCTAAATTAATAGCAGAGCTATCAGAGCATATGAGAGTTGCCATTAGTGCGAGCCACACTACTTCCGAGGATTTAAGAAGATTAAATGATCTTGGAGCTGAGTTTAATAATCTGGAAGCTTGGTTCTATTATTATGATAGAGAAGAGATCGGCTTAAGTGAAGAATATATGAAAACTCGTATCAGGTTTTGGAAGAACATGGATATAAAAACATGTGCATTCGCTCCCGGCGACGATCATCATATAGGCGTATTCGTAGGCCATCTGACCTTAGAGAAACATAGACGAAAACACCCTCTATATTCATGTATCAATTTACTGGAAGATATTGGGGTCGACAACGTAATAATAGGCGATTCTCCACTCCATTATAAAACCATTCATCAATTCAGTAATTATATGGAAAGGAAATTATTGGTATTCTATGTTGATGTCCTGGATTATGAGTACTTTCCACTGGTTAAAGGACTTCATAAAAACAGGATTGATGAAGCTGAATATGTTATCAGAGCAGAAGATATGGTCTTTAAATCGGATGTACATGTAGTTAACAGGTATCTCGTAAGCAGACCAAGAGGATCACTTACTCTTGACAACTATAAATACGGCAGGTATATGGGAGAGTTTCATATTACCAAAGTGGATATGGAATTATCTAGAAGAGTAAATGTAGTTGCCCATGTCAGAGAAGAGGATATCGACTTAATCGATGTATGCAGTGGTGGAACACTGTTTGAGATAGTTGATAATGCAGAGGAAAATAATAAAATATAG
- a CDS encoding aspartate ammonia-lyase: protein MVEFRLETDSIGEKEVPQDAYYGVQSLRGNENFHITGELLHKKMIKALAIVKKACAISNFKAKVMDKEVMEAIVQACDEVIDGELDHAFIVDPIQGGAGTTANMNANEVIANRANQIMGGGLGTYEFVHPNDHVNMGQSTNDVYPTAGKIGTLLLLPRLLKEMNLLYEDLMKKSKEFDSVLKMGRTQLQDAVPIRLGQEFHAYASVIKRDIARIEHASNAIKSINMGASAIGTGINVDTYYFNIIVPTINDLSGLELNQSEDLVDGTHNLDGLVEVSSALKILAVNLSKISNDLRLMSSGPKTMVGDINLPPRQNGSSIMPGKVNPVIPEVVSQVAFRVIGNDVTITMAAEGGQLELNAFEPVLFYSLYQSIEFLERAIKTLRVNCITGITANEEKMLADVHNSTGIITALVPHIGYAHAARIAKKALKDGIQIRTLIEEENLLTKEELDEILNPLAMTSPGIPAKHLLENKK, encoded by the coding sequence ATGGTAGAATTTAGACTTGAAACTGATTCAATCGGAGAAAAGGAAGTTCCTCAGGACGCATATTATGGCGTTCAGTCTCTAAGAGGTAATGAAAACTTTCACATTACAGGTGAGCTACTTCATAAAAAGATGATTAAGGCGCTTGCAATCGTGAAAAAAGCATGTGCTATTTCAAACTTCAAAGCAAAAGTTATGGATAAAGAAGTTATGGAGGCAATCGTACAGGCTTGTGATGAAGTTATAGATGGTGAACTGGATCACGCTTTTATCGTTGATCCAATCCAAGGCGGAGCCGGAACTACTGCCAATATGAATGCCAATGAAGTTATTGCCAATAGAGCTAACCAAATTATGGGCGGTGGACTTGGAACATATGAATTTGTTCATCCTAATGATCATGTTAATATGGGACAATCAACCAATGACGTATATCCTACCGCAGGTAAAATCGGAACATTATTATTACTTCCTCGTCTATTAAAAGAAATGAATCTACTATACGAAGATTTAATGAAGAAGTCAAAAGAATTCGATTCAGTATTAAAAATGGGTCGTACACAATTACAAGATGCAGTACCTATAAGACTGGGTCAGGAGTTTCATGCATACGCATCAGTGATTAAGAGAGATATTGCAAGAATTGAGCATGCATCAAATGCTATAAAATCTATAAACATGGGAGCTTCTGCAATAGGAACAGGTATCAATGTAGATACTTACTACTTTAACATAATAGTACCTACGATTAATGATCTATCCGGTTTAGAACTAAATCAGTCTGAAGATTTGGTTGACGGTACTCATAACCTGGACGGATTGGTAGAAGTATCCAGCGCACTAAAAATATTGGCAGTAAATCTTTCAAAAATCAGTAATGATTTAAGATTAATGTCATCAGGACCAAAAACAATGGTTGGAGATATCAATCTTCCTCCTAGACAAAACGGTTCTTCAATAATGCCGGGTAAAGTAAATCCTGTTATCCCGGAGGTTGTTAGCCAAGTTGCCTTTAGAGTAATCGGAAATGATGTCACTATTACGATGGCTGCAGAAGGTGGCCAACTGGAACTCAATGCTTTTGAACCTGTTTTATTCTACAGTCTCTACCAGTCAATAGAGTTCTTAGAGCGTGCAATTAAGACCTTGAGAGTTAACTGTATAACCGGAATAACAGCGAATGAAGAAAAAATGCTTGCCGATGTTCATAACTCTACCGGAATAATAACCGCACTTGTTCCTCATATAGGTTATGCACATGCAGCCAGAATCGCAAAGAAAGCATTAAAAGACGGAATCCAAATAAGAACCTTAATTGAAGAAGAAAATCTATTAACAAAAGAAGAACTTGACGAGATACTAAACCCACTTGCAATGACAAGCCCGGGTATCCCTGCAAAACACCTTCTTGAAAACAAGAAATAG